Proteins encoded by one window of Sphaerodactylus townsendi isolate TG3544 linkage group LG02, MPM_Stown_v2.3, whole genome shotgun sequence:
- the LOC125426052 gene encoding myb-related transcription factor, partner of profilin-like, whose product MADDSPKRRKANFNEAETEVLIEQVLKHEQVLFAAGPGRASPGHKRKVWELIRHKVNPVAACPREVEDLKKRWRDLKRRDRSKLCRVTHGPAGPLLPHPASLGLLLPAEDGSPPDHLRSYGAGLPAPQDAVPILGGIDTLDLPGASVTDVDLTEDPGPSHQPCLEKINLKEEIVVKVVEPEESSEDMAVVPPSNEQLPFLGIPNGGTCGKVKAKTKTQPHPDPDEITEEDLLQIQQNQLHVIQSGFDSINHNLRLLQQGMQDLNNSLSIMAHTLVAIKNVYVKNNAGPATFATIGTQTTAGYLSPGSPLVEDRVRVPVAGSSSRSSSCSSSSMSQDPGPSEFPRPPHRPIKKEHPNGCYYFCFADV is encoded by the exons ATGGCCGACGACTCGCCCAAGCGGCGCAAGGCCAACTTCAACGAGGCGGAGACGGAGGTGCTGATAGAGCAGGTGCTGAAGCACGAGCAGGTGCTGTTCGCTGCCGGGCCCGGCAGGGCCTCCCCGGGCCACAAGCGCAAAGTGTGGGAGCTGATCCGGCACAAGGTGAACCCGGTGGCCGCCTGTCCCCGCGAGGTGGAGGACCTCAAGAAGCGCTGGCGGGACCTGAAGCGCCGCGACCGGAGCAAGCTCTGCCGCGTCACCCACGGCCCCGCAGGGCCCCTGCTGCCCCACCCGGCCTCGCTCGGCCTCCTCCTGCCCGCCGAGGACGGGTCGCCGCCCGACCACCTCCGATCCTACGGCGCCGGACTGCCCGCGCCCCAGGACGCGGTGCCCATTCTCGGGGGCATCGACACGCTGGACTTGCCGGGGGCTTCCGTGACGGACGTGG ATTTGACAGAAGATCCTGGTCCATCCCACCAACCATGTCTAGAGAAGATAAATCTAAAAGAAGAGATAGTAGTGAAGGTAGTGGAGCCAGAAGAAAGCTCTGAGGACATGGCTGTGGTTCCTCCTAGCAATGAACAACTTCCTTTTTTGGGGATTCCAAATGGAGGCACTTGTGGGAAAGTAAAAGCTAAAACAAAAACTCAGCCCCATCCAGATCCAGATGAAATTACAGAGGAGGATCTATTGCAGATCCAGCAGAACCAGCTGCATGTCATCCAGTCTGGCTTTGATAGTATCAACCACAATCTTCGGCTGCTGCAGCAAGGCATGCAAGATCTCAACAACAGCCTCAGCATCATGGCGCATACATTAGTGGCAATAAAAAATGTCTATGTGAAAAATAACGCTGGCCCAGCCACATTTGCTACCATAGGTACTCAAACCACAGCAGGGTACCTGAGTCCTGGGTCCCCCTTGGTTGAGGACAGAGTCAGAGTACCGGTGGCTGGAAGtagtagcaggagcagcagctgcagttcTAGCTCTATGTCACAAGACCCTGGCCCATCAGAATTTCCAAGGCCCCCACACAGACCCATTAAGAAGGAGCATCCAAACGGCTGCTACTATTTCTGTTTTGCAGATGTCTGA